In Psychrobacter sp. JCM 18902, a single window of DNA contains:
- a CDS encoding DUF4112 domain-containing protein: MDNFKKLSKSKAKKSSDATAPVIDYQAKLAEHGLTREQVIATERKLAKFANTMDSLVRVPFTKQGMGADAALSTIPLAGDLAGLALTSYAFVLGRQLGVPAHKMTPAVRLALIDMVVGIVPGIGTLLDIFIRPSRKTLGIVHEHLHDEYGITETMHMDRPFLHQSLEDKQRSRFGAFWHNPIIAWLYLHIPDLLGLIVIVVVGWGLWAVISWLVSLFGKVTGFG, translated from the coding sequence ATGGATAACTTCAAAAAGCTCTCAAAGTCAAAAGCGAAAAAATCTTCTGATGCCACTGCACCTGTCATCGATTATCAAGCAAAGCTAGCTGAGCATGGGCTAACACGCGAACAAGTGATCGCCACCGAGCGTAAATTGGCTAAGTTTGCTAATACGATGGATTCGCTGGTACGTGTGCCTTTTACCAAACAAGGCATGGGTGCAGATGCGGCGCTTTCGACGATTCCGCTGGCAGGAGATTTAGCGGGACTGGCTTTAACCAGCTATGCTTTTGTATTAGGGCGTCAGCTAGGTGTGCCAGCGCATAAAATGACGCCTGCGGTCAGACTGGCACTCATTGATATGGTCGTTGGTATCGTACCGGGTATTGGCACGCTGCTCGATATTTTTATTCGCCCCAGTCGTAAGACTTTAGGCATCGTGCATGAGCATCTGCACGATGAATATGGCATTACTGAAACGATGCACATGGATCGGCCGTTTTTGCATCAATCGCTAGAAGATAAGCAACGTAGCCGTTTTGGCGCTTTTTGGCACAATCCTATCATTGCATGGCTGTATTTGCACATTCCTGATCTGTTGGGACTAATCGTTATTGTGGTGGTTGGTTGGGGACTGTGGGCAGTAATCAGTTGGCTGGTCAGTCTGTTTGGCAAAGTAACTGGATTTGGTTAG
- the ubiA gene encoding 4-hydroxybenzoate octaprenyltransferase produces the protein MTFNDKLQAYLQLTRFDKPVGIELLLWPTLWGVMLAAMGQAQQQGSSAGLPSLKMLVIFALGAIFMRAAGCAINDFADRKVDGHVTRTKGRPLADGRLSAKEAIAAFLVLVLLSASLLFFLPITVFYWSLGAVLLAFIYPFMKRFTHLPQVFLAAAFGWAIPMAYVAIQGAPDIWCWLLFIAYMCWTVAYDTQYAMADREDDLKIGVKSTAILFGRYDVIIISLLQTLFLLIMGAVIWHYFAPTSLGLTLVFGLALVAMMFAKQNSACATRNARACFQAFLANIWVGRYVFALIAIACLWTTFNG, from the coding sequence ATGACATTTAACGACAAACTACAAGCTTACCTGCAGCTGACGCGCTTTGATAAACCAGTAGGTATTGAGCTATTATTATGGCCAACGCTATGGGGCGTAATGCTGGCGGCGATGGGTCAAGCGCAACAGCAAGGTTCAAGTGCAGGTCTACCAAGTCTTAAGATGTTGGTGATTTTTGCGCTGGGCGCGATTTTTATGCGGGCGGCAGGTTGCGCGATCAATGATTTTGCCGATCGTAAGGTCGATGGTCATGTGACCCGCACCAAAGGCCGTCCATTAGCTGATGGGCGTCTGTCTGCTAAAGAAGCAATCGCTGCTTTTTTAGTATTGGTATTACTCAGTGCCAGTTTGCTGTTCTTTTTGCCGATAACCGTATTTTACTGGTCGCTTGGCGCAGTGTTATTGGCATTCATTTATCCATTTATGAAGCGTTTTACCCATTTGCCGCAAGTGTTTTTAGCAGCGGCTTTTGGTTGGGCGATACCGATGGCGTATGTGGCGATACAAGGCGCGCCTGATATCTGGTGTTGGTTGTTGTTTATTGCTTATATGTGTTGGACCGTGGCTTATGATACCCAATATGCTATGGCTGACCGTGAAGATGATTTAAAAATCGGGGTAAAATCAACGGCGATATTATTTGGTCGCTATGATGTGATTATTATCTCGCTGCTACAAACATTGTTTTTGCTTATCATGGGCGCGGTCATTTGGCATTACTTTGCACCGACAAGCTTAGGCCTGACGCTAGTATTTGGCTTGGCGTTAGTGGCGATGATGTTTGCTAAGCAAAATAGCGCTTGTGCTACTCGTAATGCAAGAGCCTGTTTTCAGGCGTTTTTAGCTAATATATGGGTAGGGCGTTACGTCTTTGCTCTCATTGCAATCGCTTGTCTATGGACGACTTTTAATGGATAA
- a CDS encoding class I SAM-dependent methyltransferase produces MTASRQGFKESSNIMHCQLYYVSESQHSQVADIQALIVAHQLPIILHLELFTDKLSQKCRQQLSQTATQPILLLDEKNKLSWLSDGLSVAPEWDKLQRRVVSAGRKSELLLQAVKITSDSQVIDATAGFGHDSLILASTGAQVIMLEQQPLMALLLLVEQQRMSGLANWQKLMSRLHIINTDALGYFATLAADAIDDTKEIDMKAVDVVYLDPMFPEDSYQDSKTGKGAKVGKHMQALHQLASPPTLEQEEQLLQSAQAVVRQKGQNTNTQGRVVVKRPQFAPLLAHQQPSESWHNEAVRFDGYFV; encoded by the coding sequence ATGACCGCTTCACGCCAAGGGTTCAAAGAGAGTAGTAACATTATGCACTGCCAACTATACTATGTCAGCGAGTCGCAGCATAGTCAGGTCGCAGATATACAAGCGCTGATAGTCGCACATCAGCTGCCCATTATTTTACACCTTGAGCTGTTTACCGATAAGCTTAGTCAAAAATGTCGCCAGCAGTTAAGCCAGACAGCTACCCAACCTATTTTGTTGTTGGATGAAAAAAACAAGCTATCATGGCTGAGTGACGGGTTAAGCGTTGCACCAGAATGGGATAAGCTGCAACGCCGTGTGGTGAGCGCGGGGCGTAAGTCTGAGCTATTATTACAAGCAGTCAAAATCACATCTGACAGTCAGGTTATCGATGCCACAGCAGGCTTTGGTCATGACAGTTTGATATTAGCCAGTACGGGCGCACAGGTCATTATGCTCGAGCAGCAGCCCTTGATGGCATTGTTATTGTTAGTAGAGCAGCAGCGTATGAGTGGGCTAGCAAATTGGCAAAAGCTGATGAGCCGTCTGCATATTATCAATACCGATGCGCTTGGCTATTTTGCAACTCTAGCAGCAGATGCGATAGATGACACTAAAGAAATCGATATGAAAGCAGTCGATGTGGTGTATCTGGATCCGATGTTTCCGGAGGACAGTTATCAAGATAGCAAAACGGGTAAAGGCGCTAAAGTGGGCAAGCACATGCAAGCCTTACACCAATTGGCTAGCCCACCAACGCTAGAACAAGAAGAACAGTTGCTACAAAGTGCGCAAGCAGTCGTCCGTCAAAAGGGACAAAACACAAACACACAGGGGCGCGTGGTCGTTAAGCGTCCGCAATTTGCGCCGTTACTTGCGCATCAACAACCAAGTGAGAGCTGGCATAACGAAGCGGTACGCTTTGATGGTTATTTTGTTTAA
- a CDS encoding undecaprenyl-diphosphate phosphatase: MDIILLIQAVIMGIVEGITEFLPISSTGYLILSADLLGFWTKEKVDLFVVVVQLGAILAVIYDYWDRLWQALMGLLTGKAEGMSNPRQLGLSLIVATIPVMIVGFTFADEIKSYLFNPIVVAIMLIIGGLLIFYVENRPKTIIAQEAEDVNLKTALMIGLLQCLALIPGTSRSGATIIGALWLGVSRKASAEFSFFLGIPVIVGAALLDLLKHHDVLTNSEDWLVLGIGTVVSFIVALLCIRLLVEWVSRRDFKIFAWLRIITGIIVLIAAWGFGYQMAG, encoded by the coding sequence GTGGATATCATTTTATTAATTCAAGCTGTTATCATGGGTATCGTTGAAGGTATCACTGAATTTTTACCCATCTCTAGCACTGGCTACTTGATTTTATCAGCGGATTTGCTGGGCTTTTGGACCAAAGAAAAAGTTGATTTATTTGTGGTAGTGGTGCAGCTTGGCGCTATCTTAGCGGTCATTTATGATTATTGGGACAGACTATGGCAAGCGCTTATGGGTCTGCTGACAGGTAAAGCTGAAGGCATGAGTAATCCACGCCAGCTAGGACTTAGCTTGATTGTGGCGACTATTCCGGTGATGATCGTTGGCTTCACCTTCGCGGATGAGATTAAATCATATTTATTTAATCCTATCGTCGTGGCAATTATGCTGATTATCGGTGGTTTATTGATATTCTATGTAGAAAATCGCCCTAAAACGATTATTGCGCAAGAAGCAGAAGACGTCAATCTAAAAACCGCGTTGATGATTGGTCTGCTGCAATGTCTGGCATTGATACCGGGAACATCACGCTCAGGCGCAACAATTATCGGCGCGCTATGGCTCGGCGTTTCACGTAAAGCTTCCGCTGAATTTTCTTTCTTTTTGGGTATTCCAGTCATCGTGGGCGCGGCATTATTGGATTTGCTAAAGCATCATGACGTATTGACCAATAGCGAGGATTGGCTGGTATTAGGTATAGGTACGGTGGTGTCATTTATCGTCGCCTTACTCTGTATCCGTTTGCTAGTAGAATGGGTCAGTCGTCGTGATTTTAAAATCTTTGCGTGGTTACGCATTATTACTGGCATCATTGTATTAATAGCGGCTTGGGGTTTTGGTTATCAAATGGCAGGCTAG
- the tsaB gene encoding tRNA (adenosine(37)-N6)-threonylcarbamoyltransferase complex dimerization subunit type 1 TsaB codes for MFLAMDTVFDQCSIAILDASGQVLSSHTETGKRQQTQQILPMIDAALSEAKLNLADLQALIFNRGPGAFSGIRINTAVVQALSVAHDIPCVGVSSLQAIAQAAYQKYGVTEVYSALDARMQQVYFGQYVLIDNLMQAVKQENGEDTEQLLDYDSQTVLNIPIAGNGAPLLTLHDGQIIQADIHPDATVIGQLGIAQFMETGGTEASQALPKYLRNQAWKTLKEQGKA; via the coding sequence ATGTTTTTAGCAATGGATACCGTGTTTGATCAGTGTTCGATCGCGATTTTAGATGCCAGTGGTCAAGTGCTATCGAGTCATACGGAGACGGGTAAACGCCAGCAAACCCAGCAAATTCTACCGATGATTGACGCCGCTTTGTCCGAGGCTAAGCTCAACCTTGCTGATTTACAAGCCTTGATATTTAACCGTGGTCCTGGTGCCTTTAGTGGCATACGGATTAATACGGCAGTAGTACAAGCATTGTCTGTCGCCCATGATATTCCTTGTGTCGGAGTCTCAAGCCTACAAGCGATTGCGCAAGCGGCGTATCAAAAATATGGTGTGACCGAAGTGTATAGCGCCCTTGATGCGCGTATGCAGCAAGTTTATTTTGGGCAATATGTGCTAATAGACAACCTTATGCAGGCGGTTAAGCAAGAAAATGGCGAAGATACCGAGCAGTTGCTCGATTATGACAGCCAGACAGTGCTTAATATTCCCATTGCTGGCAATGGTGCGCCGTTATTAACATTACATGACGGTCAGATCATTCAGGCAGATATTCACCCTGATGCTACTGTGATAGGGCAGCTTGGTATTGCTCAATTTATGGAGACAGGCGGCACAGAAGCCTCGCAAGCGTTACCAAAGTATCTGCGTAATCAAGCGTGGAAAACGCTAAAAGAGCAAGGTAAGGCGTAA